One genomic region from Sulfuriflexus mobilis encodes:
- the acnB gene encoding bifunctional aconitate hydratase 2/2-methylisocitrate dehydratase has product MLELYRQHVEERAAEGLPPLALNAEQTAELVEFLKTPPAGEGEVLVELLTHRVPPGVDQAAYVKAGFLAAVAKGETECPLIDKSRATELLGTMLGGYNIAPLVDLLDDRELAPLAAEALSKTLLIFDAYHDVVEKAKGNDIARQVVQSWADADWFTAREEMPETITVTVFKVEGETNTDDLSPASEAWSRPDIPLHAKAMLINKMPSALSIIDELKEKGHPLAYVGDVVGTGSSRKSAINSVLWHMGQDIPYVPNKRQGGVVLGGNIAPIFFNTAEDSGALPIECDVTRMATGDVITIHTRKGEITNEAGEVISTFSLKPITMADEVRAGGRIPLIIGRSLTDKTREGLGLAPSDVFTRPVAPVDTGKGYTLAQKMVGRACGVEGVRPGTYCEPRMTTVGSQDTTGAMTRDELKELACLGFSADLVMQSFCHTAAYPKPVDITLQHELPDFIQTRAGVSLRPGDGVIHSWLNRMVMPDTVGTGGDSHTRFPIGISFPAGSGLVAFAAALGVMPLDMPESVLVRFKGEMQPGITLRDLVNAIPYVAIQKGLLTVEKKNKKNIFSGRILEIEGLPDLKVEQAFEFSDASAERSAGGCTVRLNKEPIIEYLESNVTLLKWMIASGYGDTRTLQRRIDAMQDWLAKPELMQPDADAEYAEVIDIDLNAITEPLLACPNDPDDVRTLSAVAGAQVDEVFIGSCMTNIGHYRAAGKVLENITNVPVRLWIVPPTRMDVHQLTEEGYYAIFGKAGARTEVPGCSLCMGNQARVADGATVVSTSTRNFPNRMGKDAKVYLGSAELAAVSAALAHIPTVEEYMQHMQGLQPLGDEIYRYLNFHEMAEYKDVADKVIPVTLV; this is encoded by the coding sequence GTGCTCGAGTTATACCGTCAACATGTTGAAGAACGTGCCGCTGAAGGCCTGCCGCCGCTGGCCCTGAATGCCGAACAGACGGCTGAGCTGGTTGAGTTTTTAAAGACCCCACCCGCCGGCGAAGGTGAGGTGCTGGTTGAATTGCTGACCCACCGTGTGCCACCAGGGGTGGACCAGGCCGCGTATGTGAAGGCCGGTTTTCTCGCCGCGGTTGCCAAGGGGGAGACAGAGTGCCCGTTGATCGACAAGTCTCGTGCCACCGAACTACTAGGCACCATGCTCGGTGGTTACAATATTGCACCGCTGGTTGACCTGCTCGATGACCGAGAACTGGCGCCGTTGGCCGCCGAGGCCCTCTCCAAGACCCTGCTCATCTTCGATGCCTACCATGATGTGGTTGAGAAGGCGAAGGGCAATGATATTGCCAGACAAGTGGTACAGAGCTGGGCCGATGCCGATTGGTTTACCGCGCGCGAGGAAATGCCGGAGACCATCACGGTAACGGTCTTCAAGGTAGAAGGCGAAACCAATACCGATGACCTGTCTCCGGCTTCGGAGGCCTGGAGTCGTCCAGACATCCCGCTGCATGCCAAGGCCATGTTGATCAACAAGATGCCGAGTGCGCTCTCCATCATCGACGAATTGAAAGAGAAGGGGCATCCGCTAGCCTATGTGGGTGACGTGGTCGGTACCGGTTCTTCACGCAAGTCTGCGATCAATTCGGTGCTCTGGCATATGGGCCAGGATATCCCTTACGTGCCGAACAAACGTCAGGGTGGTGTCGTCCTTGGGGGGAATATCGCGCCGATCTTTTTTAATACCGCCGAAGACTCCGGCGCCTTACCGATTGAATGTGATGTCACCAGAATGGCAACCGGTGATGTGATTACGATCCATACCCGCAAGGGTGAGATCACGAATGAAGCTGGTGAAGTGATCAGTACGTTTAGCCTGAAGCCAATCACCATGGCCGATGAAGTACGTGCCGGGGGACGTATCCCGCTTATTATTGGTCGTTCGCTGACGGACAAGACCCGTGAAGGCCTGGGCCTTGCACCGTCTGATGTCTTCACCCGTCCGGTTGCCCCGGTCGATACCGGTAAGGGGTATACGCTGGCGCAAAAGATGGTCGGTCGCGCCTGTGGCGTGGAGGGTGTCCGCCCGGGTACCTATTGTGAACCCCGCATGACGACGGTGGGTTCACAGGATACTACTGGTGCCATGACCCGCGATGAACTGAAAGAGCTTGCCTGTTTGGGCTTCTCGGCGGACCTGGTGATGCAGAGTTTTTGTCATACCGCGGCCTACCCAAAGCCGGTCGATATAACCTTGCAACACGAACTACCTGACTTTATTCAGACCCGTGCCGGTGTCAGTCTGCGCCCGGGTGATGGCGTGATCCACTCCTGGTTAAACCGTATGGTGATGCCGGATACCGTTGGTACCGGTGGTGATTCGCATACACGTTTCCCGATCGGCATAAGTTTCCCGGCCGGTTCCGGACTGGTGGCCTTTGCCGCCGCACTCGGTGTGATGCCACTGGATATGCCGGAATCTGTACTGGTGCGTTTTAAGGGTGAGATGCAACCCGGTATTACCCTGCGTGACCTGGTTAATGCCATTCCCTACGTGGCGATTCAAAAGGGCCTGCTCACGGTTGAAAAGAAGAACAAGAAAAACATTTTCTCCGGGCGTATTCTTGAAATCGAAGGATTGCCGGATTTAAAAGTCGAACAGGCCTTTGAATTCTCCGATGCCTCGGCCGAACGTTCGGCTGGCGGATGTACCGTGCGTCTTAACAAAGAACCGATCATCGAGTACCTTGAATCCAACGTTACCTTGTTAAAGTGGATGATCGCGAGTGGCTATGGGGATACGCGGACACTGCAACGGCGTATTGATGCCATGCAGGACTGGCTGGCCAAGCCAGAACTCATGCAGCCGGATGCCGATGCCGAGTACGCCGAGGTCATCGACATCGATCTGAATGCCATCACTGAGCCGTTGCTGGCCTGTCCGAATGACCCGGATGATGTGCGCACACTCAGTGCCGTGGCCGGTGCCCAGGTTGATGAAGTGTTTATCGGTTCCTGCATGACCAATATTGGCCACTACCGTGCGGCCGGCAAAGTGCTGGAAAATATCACCAATGTGCCAGTGCGTTTGTGGATCGTGCCACCAACCCGCATGGATGTACACCAACTCACCGAAGAGGGCTACTACGCCATCTTCGGCAAGGCCGGTGCCCGCACCGAGGTGCCGGGTTGTTCATTGTGTATGGGTAACCAGGCGCGTGTCGCCGATGGTGCTACGGTGGTGTCGACGTCGACGCGCAACTTCCCGAACCGCATGGGCAAGGATGCCAAGGTCTATCTGGGCTCTGCCGAACTGGCAGCAGTGTCGGCGGCACTCGCACATATTCCGACGGTTGAAGAATACATGCAACACATGCAGGGTCTGCAGCCATTAGGCGACGAGATCTATCGTTACCTAAACTTTCACGAGATGGCGGAATACAAAGATGTTGCGGATAAAGTCATTCCGGTAACACTGGTTTGA